In the genome of Neoarius graeffei isolate fNeoGra1 chromosome 27, fNeoGra1.pri, whole genome shotgun sequence, one region contains:
- the LOC132874786 gene encoding renin receptor-like — protein MTSAWISCSNSGELLLLKRQVPCSSVLVPGSLFQRPRANALIAVYGIDGFDLPSNISSYPLENADLLFLFEIQVLHDISALLMRHKHLAKDQAPDLFSLELAGMEELTRRYGPDSPQFQDARQILVAALQKFADDVFGVYGSNAVVEVVTVKTFETPLTRKSRSILEAKQISNPGSPYNLAYKYNFEYAVVFNIVPWLMIALALAVIVISYNLWNMDPGYDSIIYRMTNQKIRMD, from the exons ATGACATCAGCATGGATATCTTGTTCAAACTCTGGGGAACTTCTTTTGCTAAAG CGGCAGGTTCCCTGTTCCAGCGTCCTCGTGCCAGGTTCCCTGTTCCAGCGTCCTCGTGCCAACGCTCTGATTGCCGTCTATGGCATTGATGGTTTCGATCTTCCCTCTAACATCTCTTCTTATCCTCTGGAAAAT GCTGATCTGCTCTTCCTATTCGAGATTCAAGTGTTGCATGATATTTCTGCTCTG ctgATGAGACACAAGCACTTGGCTAAGGACCAGGCTCCTGATCTGTTCTCTCTGGAGCTGGCTGGGATGGAGGAGCTCACCCGGCGCTACGGCCCGGACTCCCCTCAGTTCCAAGACGCCCGGCAGATTCTGGTAGCTGCGCTGCAGAAG TttgctgatgatgttttcggcgtTTATGGCAGCAacgcggtggtggaggtggtgacgGTGAAGACGTTTGAGACTCCGCTAACCAGGAAGTCGCGCTCCATCCTGGAGGCAAAGCAGATT AGTAACCCAGGAAGCCCCTACAATCTGGCCTACAAGTACAACTTTGAATACGCTGTCGTGTTCAACATCGTGCCATGGCTCATGATCGCGTTGGCTCTCGCCGTCATCGTCATCTCGTACAACTTGTGGAACATGGACCCGGGCTACGACAGCATCATCTACAGGATGACCAATCAGAAGATCCGCATGGACTAA
- the LOC132874928 gene encoding uncharacterized protein LOC132874928 isoform X1, whose amino-acid sequence MRIFQLHVYLLVCCGAAEGFIEKSVDLGQSVTLKCAVTGSDVFWFLMKPSEPPVYILRSYSRLSLRADYSNTTFSKTFSLQYNSSLFIHNISTNELGVYYCIQSGSPPDISSGIRLYIQNHSAENQSVSTPGETWKTFVPILTILVIMNLALAVTVTVFTVRHCRRSPKAPAQAPDPGLQLCQDASLVYTQVQYVLMKGCIRTTELNSTRSCSP is encoded by the exons ATGAGGATCTTTCAGCTTCACGTTT ATCTACTTGTGTGCTGTGGAGCTGCAGAAGGTTTCATCGAGAAGTCGGTGGATTTGGGACAAAGTGTGACTCTAAAGTGTGCGGTGACTGGAAGTGATGTGTTCTGGTTCCTGATGAAGCCGTCAGAACCTCCAGTTTATATATTACGTTCTTACTCAAGGCTGTCCCTGAGGGCAGACTACAGTAATACGACCTTCAGCAAGACTTTCTCACTGCAATATAACAGCAGTTTATTTATTCACAATATCAGTACTAATGAATTAGGAGTGTATTATTGCATTCAGTCTGGTTCACCTCCCGACATCAGCAGTGGAATCAGACTTTACATCCAGAATCACTCAGCTG AGAATCAGTCAGTCAGTACACCTGGAGAAACCTGGAAAACCTTCGTTCCCATTCTCACCATATTAGTAATAATGAACCTGGCTCTGGCTGTTACAGTTACAG ttTTTACAGTTCGTCACTGCAGAAGATCTCCAAAAGCTCCAGCACAAGCTCCAGATCCTGGTTTACAACTGTGTCAGGACGCCAGCCTTGTG TATACTCAGGTGCAGTACGTACTGATGAAAGGATGCATCAGGACAACTGAACTCAACAGCACGCGCTCCTGCAGCCCGTGA
- the LOC132874928 gene encoding uncharacterized protein LOC132874928 isoform X2, whose product MRIFQLHVYLLVCCGAAEGFIEKSVDLGQSVTLKCAVTGSDVFWFLMKPSEPPVYILRSYSRLSLRADYSNTTFSKTFSLQYNSSLFIHNISTNELGVYYCIQSGSPPDISSGIRLYIQNHSAENQSVSTPGETWKTFVPILTILVIMNLALAVTVTVRHCRRSPKAPAQAPDPGLQLCQDASLVYTQVQYVLMKGCIRTTELNSTRSCSP is encoded by the exons ATGAGGATCTTTCAGCTTCACGTTT ATCTACTTGTGTGCTGTGGAGCTGCAGAAGGTTTCATCGAGAAGTCGGTGGATTTGGGACAAAGTGTGACTCTAAAGTGTGCGGTGACTGGAAGTGATGTGTTCTGGTTCCTGATGAAGCCGTCAGAACCTCCAGTTTATATATTACGTTCTTACTCAAGGCTGTCCCTGAGGGCAGACTACAGTAATACGACCTTCAGCAAGACTTTCTCACTGCAATATAACAGCAGTTTATTTATTCACAATATCAGTACTAATGAATTAGGAGTGTATTATTGCATTCAGTCTGGTTCACCTCCCGACATCAGCAGTGGAATCAGACTTTACATCCAGAATCACTCAGCTG AGAATCAGTCAGTCAGTACACCTGGAGAAACCTGGAAAACCTTCGTTCCCATTCTCACCATATTAGTAATAATGAACCTGGCTCTGGCTGTTACAGTTACAG TTCGTCACTGCAGAAGATCTCCAAAAGCTCCAGCACAAGCTCCAGATCCTGGTTTACAACTGTGTCAGGACGCCAGCCTTGTG TATACTCAGGTGCAGTACGTACTGATGAAAGGATGCATCAGGACAACTGAACTCAACAGCACGCGCTCCTGCAGCCCGTGA